A single region of the Methanobacteriaceae archaeon genome encodes:
- a CDS encoding nicotinamide-nucleotide adenylyltransferase, with the protein MKKLRGILIGRMQPVHNGHIQVIESILDEVDEIIIGIGSAQLSHSLKDPFTAGERVVMMNQALADIGVDSSRYYIIPMQDINFNALWVSHVKMLTPPFSVVYSGNPLVKQLFAEEGYEVKQPPLYDRLNLSGTEVRNRIIEDKNWQELVPDATVKLINEINGDKRLKNLSIKEISEI; encoded by the coding sequence ATGAAAAAATTACGTGGAATATTAATTGGAAGAATGCAACCTGTCCATAATGGACATATTCAGGTTATTGAAAGCATTCTAGATGAAGTAGATGAAATTATAATTGGTATAGGTAGTGCACAGCTAAGCCATAGTCTAAAAGATCCATTTACAGCAGGAGAACGTGTTGTTATGATGAATCAGGCACTAGCAGATATTGGTGTTGATTCATCCAGATATTACATTATACCAATGCAGGACATTAATTTTAATGCACTTTGGGTTTCTCATGTAAAAATGTTAACCCCTCCGTTTTCAGTTGTCTATTCTGGAAACCCATTGGTTAAACAGTTATTTGCCGAAGAAGGTTATGAGGTTAAACAGCCTCCACTTTATGACAGATTAAATTTATCTGGAACTGAAGTAAGAAATAGAATTATTGAAGATAAAAATTGGCAGGAATTAGTTCCTGATGCAACAGTAAAACTTATTAATGAAATTAATGGAGATAAAAGATTAAAAAATCTCTCAATT